A section of the Citrobacter farmeri genome encodes:
- the ppiC gene encoding peptidylprolyl isomerase PpiC — MAKTAAALHILVKEEKLAQDLLEQIKNGADFGKLAKKHSICPSGKRGGDLGEFRQGQMVPAFDKVVFSCPVLEPTGPLHTQFGYHIIKVLYRN, encoded by the coding sequence ATGGCAAAAACCGCAGCAGCACTGCATATCCTTGTTAAAGAAGAGAAACTGGCACAGGATCTTCTGGAGCAGATTAAAAACGGCGCCGACTTCGGCAAGCTGGCGAAGAAACACTCTATCTGCCCGTCAGGCAAAAGAGGCGGCGATTTAGGCGAATTCCGTCAGGGCCAGATGGTTCCGGCGTTCGATAAAGTGGTCTTTTCCTGCCCGGTGTTGGAGCCTACCGGTCCGCTGCACACCCAGTTCGGTTATCACATCATTAAAGTGCTGTACCGTAACTAA
- the pnuC gene encoding nicotinamide riboside transporter PnuC: MDFFSINNVMVNIPLGEGGYALSWIEAIGTVFGLLCIWCASREKIINYLFGLINVTLFAAIFFQIQLYASLLLQVFFFAANIYGWYAWSRQNEEQEAALKVRWLSRQQTLVLGSVCIVAILLMTLFIDPVFAMLTRIMLALLHTVGVSVAMPELQPDAFPFWDSTMLVLSIAAMVLMTRKYVENWLLWVLIDVISVVIYAVQGVYAMSLEYVLLTAIAVMGSYSWILSAKRNGYTPLAASAS; encoded by the coding sequence ATGGACTTTTTCAGTATTAACAACGTAATGGTCAACATTCCTCTCGGAGAGGGTGGGTACGCACTCTCGTGGATTGAGGCTATCGGTACCGTTTTTGGTTTACTGTGTATCTGGTGTGCCAGCAGGGAAAAAATTATTAATTACCTGTTCGGCCTGATAAACGTCACCCTGTTTGCCGCTATCTTTTTCCAGATCCAACTGTATGCCAGTTTGCTGCTTCAGGTGTTCTTCTTTGCGGCGAATATCTACGGCTGGTATGCGTGGAGTCGCCAGAATGAAGAACAGGAGGCGGCGTTGAAGGTTCGCTGGCTTTCCCGGCAGCAAACGCTGGTACTGGGCAGCGTCTGCATTGTCGCTATCCTGTTGATGACGCTGTTTATTGACCCGGTATTTGCGATGCTCACCCGGATCATGCTTGCGCTGTTGCACACGGTGGGGGTGTCAGTGGCAATGCCTGAGCTACAGCCGGATGCTTTCCCGTTCTGGGATTCCACCATGCTGGTGCTGTCGATTGCCGCGATGGTGTTGATGACCCGCAAATATGTGGAAAACTGGCTGCTGTGGGTGCTAATTGATGTCATTAGCGTGGTGATTTATGCGGTTCAGGGCGTCTATGCCATGTCGCTGGAGTATGTCCTGCTGACAGCCATTGCGGTGATGGGCTCTTACAGTTGGATTCTGAGCGCAAAACGTAACGGCTATACGCCACTCGCTGCCAGCGCATCCTGA
- a CDS encoding Crp/Fnr family transcriptional regulator: MDTMKKADFSGDWLIGLTQVVHDPLLYELLKYCPLEVMQRWRFDDIAGGALICRQGEVCRQFSLIVSGEVDVFYEAEDGRRYRQAHYCKGDMLGELEIFESRQYICSVVAVGNVQLLSLSQEHFSRWLALDNHFNQRMLRFFSQQYYQLSKKASSDNLYSLHQRVCQALWQRYQQTKSTSILLDKQNLSQEFAATTRSINRILHDLKSLKIIDSDGDRIVLLAPEKLKQEAES, translated from the coding sequence ATGGACACAATGAAAAAAGCAGATTTTTCAGGCGACTGGCTTATCGGGTTAACGCAGGTTGTACATGACCCCCTGTTGTATGAACTCCTCAAATACTGCCCGCTGGAGGTGATGCAACGCTGGCGTTTTGACGATATCGCTGGTGGCGCGCTGATTTGCCGTCAGGGCGAGGTTTGTCGACAGTTTTCACTGATTGTATCGGGTGAAGTGGATGTCTTTTACGAGGCTGAAGATGGTCGTCGTTATCGACAGGCGCATTACTGCAAAGGTGACATGCTGGGAGAGCTGGAGATATTTGAGTCGCGGCAGTACATCTGCTCGGTGGTGGCCGTGGGTAATGTCCAACTGTTAAGTCTGTCACAGGAACATTTTAGTCGCTGGCTGGCGCTGGATAATCATTTCAACCAGCGAATGTTGCGCTTCTTCAGTCAGCAATATTATCAGCTGTCGAAAAAGGCCAGTAGCGACAATTTATATTCACTGCACCAGCGGGTATGCCAGGCATTATGGCAGCGATATCAACAAACGAAATCGACGTCTATTTTGCTGGATAAACAAAATCTGAGTCAGGAATTTGCAGCGACCACGCGCAGTATTAACCGTATTTTGCACGATCTTAAATCATTGAAAATTATTGATAGCGATGGGGATCGTATTGTTCTGCTGGCTCCTGAAAAACTGAAGCAGGAGGCGGAGAGTTAA
- the ilvC gene encoding ketol-acid reductoisomerase, which translates to MANYFNTLNLRQQLAQLGKCRFMGRDEFADGASYLQGKKVVIVGCGAQGLNQGLNMRDSGLDISYALRKEAIAEKRASWRKATENGFKVGTYEELIPQADLVVNLTPDKQHSDVVRSVQPLMKDGAALGYSHGFNIVEVGEQIRKDITVVMVAPKCPGTEVREEYKRGFGVPTLIAVHPENDPKGEGMAIAKAWAAATGGHRAGVLESSFVAEVKSDLMGEQTILCGMLQAGSLLCFDKLVEEGTDPAYAEKLIQFGWETITEALKQGGITLMMDRLSNPAKLRAYALSEQLKEIMAPLFQKHMDDIISGEFSSGMMADWANDDKKLLTWREETGKTAFETAPQFDGKIGEQEYFDKGVLMIAMVKAGVELAFETMVDSGIIEESAYYESLHELPLIANTIARKRLYEMNVVISDTAEYGNYLFSYACVPLLKEFMTTLQTGDLGKAIAEGAVDNAQLRDVNEAIRSHAIEQVGKKLRGYMTDMKRIAVAG; encoded by the coding sequence ATGGCTAACTACTTCAACACACTGAATCTGCGTCAGCAGCTGGCGCAACTGGGTAAATGTCGCTTTATGGGCCGCGACGAATTTGCCGATGGCGCGAGCTACCTTCAGGGTAAGAAAGTGGTCATCGTTGGCTGTGGTGCGCAGGGTCTGAACCAGGGCCTGAACATGCGTGATTCCGGTCTGGATATCTCCTACGCGTTACGTAAAGAGGCGATTGCTGAGAAGCGCGCGTCGTGGCGTAAAGCGACTGAAAATGGCTTCAAAGTCGGTACGTACGAAGAGCTGATCCCGCAGGCAGATCTGGTGGTTAACCTGACGCCGGACAAACAGCACTCCGACGTGGTGCGTTCCGTACAACCGCTGATGAAAGATGGCGCGGCTCTGGGTTACTCTCACGGCTTCAACATTGTTGAAGTGGGCGAGCAGATCCGTAAAGACATCACCGTAGTGATGGTGGCGCCGAAGTGTCCGGGTACCGAAGTGCGTGAAGAGTACAAACGTGGTTTCGGTGTGCCAACGCTGATCGCCGTTCACCCGGAAAACGATCCGAAAGGCGAAGGCATGGCGATTGCGAAAGCCTGGGCAGCAGCCACCGGTGGTCACCGTGCGGGCGTGCTGGAATCGTCTTTCGTTGCGGAAGTGAAATCGGACCTGATGGGCGAGCAGACTATTCTGTGCGGTATGCTGCAAGCGGGTTCTTTGCTGTGCTTCGATAAGCTGGTGGAAGAGGGTACCGATCCGGCCTATGCCGAGAAGCTGATTCAGTTCGGCTGGGAAACCATCACCGAAGCGCTGAAGCAGGGCGGTATCACGTTGATGATGGATCGTCTGTCCAACCCGGCGAAACTGCGCGCTTATGCACTCTCCGAACAGCTGAAAGAAATTATGGCACCGTTGTTCCAGAAACACATGGACGACATCATCTCCGGTGAATTCTCTTCCGGCATGATGGCGGACTGGGCGAATGACGATAAGAAACTGCTGACCTGGCGTGAAGAGACCGGCAAAACCGCGTTTGAAACCGCCCCGCAGTTTGACGGTAAAATCGGCGAGCAGGAGTACTTCGATAAAGGCGTACTGATGATCGCAATGGTGAAAGCGGGCGTTGAGCTGGCGTTTGAAACCATGGTCGATTCCGGCATCATTGAAGAATCCGCGTACTACGAATCCCTGCACGAGCTGCCGCTGATTGCGAACACCATCGCCCGTAAGCGTCTGTACGAAATGAACGTGGTCATTTCTGATACTGCAGAATATGGTAACTACCTGTTCTCTTACGCTTGCGTACCGCTGCTGAAAGAGTTCATGACTACGCTGCAGACCGGCGACCTGGGTAAAGCGATTGCTGAAGGCGCAGTGGATAACGCTCAGTTGCGCGATGTGAACGAAGCTATCCGTAGCCACGCTATCGAGCAGGTTGGTAAGAAACTCCGCGGCTATATGACGGATATGAAGCGCATTGCCGTTGCGGGTTAA
- a CDS encoding nucleoside phosphorylase: MQPHIRLSKSMTRAKYALLPGDPERVDRIVRFLDNPEMLGQNREFRAARGEYKGVEILVLSTGIGGPSTAIAVEELRQIGIDTLIRIGSCGALQDTLSLGEVIIAHGAVADDGTSKTYAPASYPACADPQLTATLMQLALQMNIPVRCGLVRSHDSFYTDREADLDAEWSARGILGADMETAALMVVGALRGLRTASLLNVVVAHNGCLDSSINNYVQQETLCQQGEVHQISLALQAIYFDSQQGEQ, encoded by the coding sequence ATGCAACCCCATATTCGATTAAGCAAAAGCATGACGAGGGCAAAGTATGCGCTGTTGCCTGGCGATCCCGAACGGGTGGATCGAATAGTCCGTTTCCTTGATAACCCCGAAATGCTGGGGCAAAACCGGGAGTTTCGCGCGGCGCGTGGTGAGTATAAAGGCGTTGAAATTCTGGTGCTATCGACGGGAATAGGCGGGCCATCGACCGCGATTGCGGTTGAGGAGTTACGCCAGATTGGCATCGATACGCTGATCCGAATCGGAAGTTGTGGAGCATTGCAGGATACGCTGTCGCTGGGTGAGGTGATTATCGCTCACGGCGCGGTTGCGGATGATGGCACCAGTAAAACCTATGCGCCAGCCAGTTATCCGGCATGTGCGGATCCGCAACTCACGGCAACGCTGATGCAACTGGCGTTGCAAATGAACATTCCTGTTCGCTGTGGACTGGTACGCAGCCACGACAGTTTTTACACCGATCGCGAGGCTGACCTGGATGCCGAATGGTCCGCCCGCGGTATTCTTGGCGCAGATATGGAGACGGCCGCCCTGATGGTGGTCGGCGCATTACGCGGGTTGCGTACGGCGTCGTTACTCAATGTGGTTGTCGCCCATAACGGCTGTCTGGACAGCAGCATCAATAATTATGTGCAACAAGAAACGCTGTGTCAGCAGGGTGAAGTTCATCAGATTTCCCTGGCGCTACAGGCCATTTACTTCGACAGTCAGCAAGGAGAGCAATGA